The Magnetococcus marinus MC-1 genome contains the following window.
TAACCAGTCGCCCCCTCCCACGGGGGCGTGGATTGAAACGTAAACTCTTGAAAAGGTTGAAAAATGTCAGAATATGTCGCCCCCTCCCACGGGGGCGTGGATTGAAACTAGTTTGTCTTAGGTGGCAACTCAGGAACGTAACAGTCGCCCCCTCCCACGGGGGCGTGGATTGAAACTTTAGATGGTTTAGGTTTCTTCCCAGAATCGGTGGGTCGCCCCCTCCCACGGGGGCGTGGATTGAAACTTGTTAACCGTACTATCTTCCAGCTTTGGCAAAATGTCGCCCCCTCCCACGGGGGCGTGGATTGAAACGAGTCGCACACCATGCCTACACCATCGGTTTTGGGTCGCCCCCTCCCACGGGGGCGTGGATTGAAACTTTTGAATCAAAACGATGTTATCAAAATAGAGCGTCGCCCCCTCCCACGGGGGCGTGGATTGAAACCGCGCACAGGAGAGGTGTATTGTTTCCCGGTTAGTCGCCCCCTCCCACGGGGGCGTGGATTGAAACGGCTCTTGTAGCCACCGCCTTACCCTTGACTGAGCCGTCGCCCCCTCCCACGGGGGCGTGGATTGAAACTGATCATTACAACAGCGCTCCAATGTCATAAGTGTCGCCCCCTCCCACGGGGGCGTGGATTGAAACTCCGCCGCCAGCTGCTCCACCAAAAATAGCAATAGTCGCCCCCTCCCACGGGGGCGTGGATTGAAACTTTGTCTGCTCAGTCATTACGGTAGGCCTGCCCAGTCGCCCCCTCCCACGGGGGCGTGGATTGAAACATTAAGAGGTCCAAGCTATGATAAACAAGCGCATTGTCGCCCCCTCCCACGGGGGCGTGGATTGAAACTGATTTGACGGTCGGTTAACATGGTAAGTCTCCTGGTCGCCCCCTCCCACGGGGGCGTGGATTGAAACTTTGCGAGAGTGGCTTGCTCAGGGTCTCGCGCTGCGTCGCCCCCTCCCACGGGGGCGTGGATTGAAACTGGACCTGCTCAGTCATTACGGTAGGCCTGCCCAGTCGCCCCCTCCCACGGGGGCGTGGATTGAAACCGATGAGCTACGGGCCGCCCATGGTGAGCATGTCAGTCGCCCCCTCCCACGGGGGCGTGGATTGAAACTGGTGGATTTTTGTTTACCTTTGGATAATCTCGAGTCGCCCCCTCCCACGGGGGCGTGGATTGAAACTTTTGGGGGTAGCTTTGGCTCTGGTTGTTGCCGTGTCGCCCCCTCCCACGGGGGCGTGGATTGAAACAAGGTTGCTGATACAAGCTATACTTACACTGCTGTCGCCCCCTCCCACGGGGGCGTGGATTGAAACTGTTAACTCCTCGAAATATATTGCAGCATACTCGGTCGCCCCCTCCCACGGGGGCGTGGATTGAAACCGCTCAAGGCTGGCATCGTCTACCCATTGCGGCCTGTCGCCCCCTCCCACGGGGGCGTGGATTGAAACTGCCGCACCGTAGCTATATACCATACCAACGCAGCTGTCGCCCCCTCCCACGGGGGCGTGGATTGAAACTGCCGCTAATGTGTCGGCCTGGATTGAACGCGCGTGTCGCCCCCTCCCACGGGGGCGTGGATTGAAACTTTAGTGTACTGCTGTATAGGCTGAATAGATGAAGTCGCCCCCTCCCACGGGGGCGTGGATTGAAACAAAACAAACTGTTATTGATGCATTCAGGAATGAAGGGTCGCCCCCTCCCACGGGGGCGTGGATTGAAACTCGGACTATGTGAAAGTTTACACCTCAACAGATGTCGCCCCCTCCCACGGGGGCGTGGATTGAAACTCTCCTTGACAATTTTATAGCAAGGTCGATAAAGAGTCGCCCCCTCCCACGGGGGCGTGGATTGAAACGCTGGTGGTCGAATCAACTGATACTCGCACCCACGGTCGCCCCCTCCCACGGGGGCGTGGATTGAAACCTGATATTAAATTATTAAAAGCACCTGAAGCCGGTCGCCCCCTCCCACGGGGGCGTGGATTGAAACAGGTAAACATGGCTCAAATGCTTATTAACCGCGACGTCGCCCCCTCCCACGGGGGCGTGGATTGAAACAACAAGTGCTTTACAAGCGAGCATTTGTTTGATTGTCGCCCCCTCCCACGGGGGCGTGGATTGAAACGATGGTAGTGGACAAATGCTTAGCAAGATGTGGCAGTCGCCCCCTCCCACGGGGGCGTGGATTGAAACATAACATTATCAAGCATGGATGGCGCTGCCCGCTCGTCGCCCCCTCCCACGGGGGCGTGGATTGAAACTCAACATAGGGGGAAAAGATCTCCCAGCTACCAAGTCGCCCCCTCCCACGGGGGCGTGGATTGAAACAAGGCCGACACAGGAGCTATGAAATGAGCATTACCGTCGCCCCCTCCCACGGGGGCGTGGATTGAAACAAATTTTTGACCCTCGTCATAGGGTCAGTATCAAGTCGCCCCCTCCCACGGGGGCGTGGATTGAAACCGCTCCAGCCTGATTGAGGCTGGAACAGGAGAGCTGTCGCCCCCTCCCACGGGGGCGTGGATTGAAACAAGCTCAATTTTACTCACATGTTTGGCTGCGGTTGTCGCCCCCTCCCACGGGGGCGTGGATTGAAACCGCTCCAGCCTGATTGAGGCTGGAACAGGAGAGCGTCGCCCCCTCCCACGGGGGCGTGGATTGAAACTGTCAACTCCTCGAAATATATTGCAGCATACTCGTCGCCCCCTCCCACGGGGGCGTGGATTGAAACGAGGTTTGCATCGCTCAGGCATGCACCGCTTAAGTCGCCCCCTCCCACGGGGGCGTGGATTGAAACCCAAGTTTTGCTTGTAGAGGCTCATTAAGATATCGTCGCCCCCTCCCACGGGGGCGTGGATTGAAACGCTACAATGGTATCCGTTGTTTCGAAACATTACGGCGTCGCCCCCTCCCACGGGGGCGTGGATTGAAACAAGCTATACTGGTTAGATCCATCTAAAGTTGAAAAAGGTCGCCCCCTCCCACGGGGGCGTGGATTGAAACGGCGACTTCTAACCTATCTGTTAACGTTGCAGGTGGTCGCCCCCTCCCACGGGGGCGTGGATTGAAACAAGGCCGACACAGGAGCTATGAAATGAGCATTACCGTCGCCCCCTCCCACGGGGGCGTGGATTGAAACAAGGACCTGCTGCTGCCTCACCTGGCGCAACAGGGTCGCCCCCTCCCACGGGGGCGTGGATTGAAACTACTTCAATGGATTCTTCGAAAGCGCTTTTCAGTTGTCGCCCCCTCCCACGGGGGCGTGGATTGAAACCCTCGACAATGTTGCTCATAACGTTTGCAAAATGTCGCCCCCTCCCACGGGGGCGTGGATTGAAACGGTTTGCATCTTCAATTGTTGCATTTGCTGTTGCGTCGCCCCCTCCCACGGGGGCGTGGATTGAAACAGTGGCTGCGTTGGTGTGGTAAATGGCTACGGTCCGTCGCCCCCTCCCACGGGGGCGTGGATTGAAACAACAAATCACGCACAAAACGTTGCACCTCGGATGTCGCCCCCTCCCACGGGGGCGTGGATTGAAACGTTGGTTGAACCATCCACGTGGGCCGCTCGCACCGTCGCCCCCTCCCACGGGGGCGTGGATTGAAACCCCTGCATCCTCAACCGGTGCAGGTTCGACAATAAGTCGCCCCCTCCCACGGGGGCGTGGATTGAAACCCATCCCCTATCTATATCTCGCGTGCTCATCGTGTGTCGCCCCCTCCCACGGGGGCGTGGATTGAAACTGCCAACAAGAAAAAACCATCTTCTAGCAATATAGTCGCCCCCTCCCACGGGGGCGTGGATTGAAACCATGCTTTCGATGATCCTGCCAGCATCATCGATGCGTCGCCCCCTCCCACGGGGGCGTGGATTGAAACTTCGGTTATTGGATCTTCCGATCCAACAGCACGGTCGCCCCCTCCCACGGGGGCGTGGATTGAAACGTATTAAGGGCGAGATAATCGCAGAAAAATACCAAGTCGCCCCCTCCCACGGGGGCGTGGATTGAAACTACCGTTGGGTGAGGTTTTGTTAGCTATCGATACGTCGCCCCCTCCCACGGGGGCGTGGATTGAAACGAGGTTCTAGCATTGCCAGCGAAACGGCAACAGCGCGTCGCCCCCTCCCACGGGGGCGTGGATTGAAACTCACCCGGCAAGCCTGTTGCTGCTTATGCAATGGGTCGCCCCCTCCCACGGGGGCGTGGATTGAAACGCCGAGGTAGTTGTGACTACAAAATCAAAACGACCCGTCGCCCCCTCCCACGGGGGCGTGGATTGAAACAACCGTTGTAAAAGCAAACATCTTGTAAGCAATAGTCGCCCCCTCCCACGGGGGCGTGGATTGAAACATGGTCAGTCTCCTAGTGCGTTTTGTCTGTTTTGTCGCCCCCTCCCACGGGGGCGTGGATTGAAACTTTATGCCTGGCAGCATAGTGCTTATCACGTAGCGTCGCCCCCTCCCACGGGGGCGTGGATTGAAACGTGATGAATACTCAGACCGTGAGGATTGGAGCCGTCGCCCCCTCCCACGGGGGCGTGGATTGAAACATTAACATCTTTAACCGTGTCTAAAGATGTAGTGGTCGCCCCCTCCCACGGGGGCGTGGATTGAAACGTTCGCTACGTTTTTTAAACTTTCCGTCTCTGTCGTCGCCCCCTCCCACGGGGGCGTGGATTGAAACCCTATCCCGATTTTGGCCTTTTTTTAGCGTTTTGTCGCCCCCTCCCACGGGGGCGTGGATTGAAACAGCACCACAACCCCGCTTTTAAACGCCAAACCTGGTCGCCCCCTCCCACGGGGGCGTGGATTGAAACCACATCCACAGCCAAATCAAAGCGCCCTACAGACGTCGCCCCCTCCCACGGGGGCGTGGATTGAAACCCATTGCCATTCCACTGGACAACCCGTTGACCAAGTCGCCCCCTCCCACGGGGGCGTGGATTGAAACTACCGAAGATTTAGTTATGCCGTTATAGCAAGACTTGTCGCCCCCTCCCACGGGGGCGTGGATTGAAACAGGTGGCTAGAGACACAAGGCCGACCAAGAGCCGGTCGCCCCCTCCCACGGGGGCGTGGATTGAAACCCCACATAGAGTTTCGGTTAGCCTGTTGCTGATTGTCGCCCCCTCCCACGGGGGCGTGGATTGAAACCATTGTATCAACAGGCACCACAGTTAGGGCCTTTGTCGCCCCCTCCCACGGGGGCGTGGATTGAAACTTTTGGTGGAACTGGCGGTGTAAAAGGGCCAGTTGTCGCCCCCTCCCACGGGGGCGTGGATTGAAACAAGGTCTGCTTAAGGATTAATGCCATGACTGCTTGTCGCCCCCTCCCACGGGGGCGTGGATTGAAACATTTGTGCAATAAAGCACATCGGGAGCGGTGCATATCGCCCCCTCCCACGGAGGCAGAAACTGAAATTTAATGCGTACGGCCTTTATGTACGAACCTTCATAAAAATAGCCAGGCTAAATTGTCTTTTCACATATGCCACTCACACGACTCAGTCTGCCTGTTTTTTTAAGCTCTGCACCCTGCTAACCTTACCTACCCATACCAAACCTTCATCACTCAATGCAGCCCCAGCGCGCTAACGGCATATCCCCCCTCCCAACATGCCAAATGCGTTTCATGCTCGCGACCCCCAACCCCCTCACCAAAATCTCCCAATAACCTACTTTAACTGCGCCAATAAATGATGGTACGTCACCTTGGCTCGCTCAAACTCATACTCATCCAGCTCACTTTCCAACTGCGCCATCAAGGGTTGATACACTTGCCCCGCCGCCATGCCCCTAAGCTGCTTAACCCGGTCTAAAGCTTCTGCATCTCCATCCCTAATTAATGCACCAAGCGCCAATAAACCCTCCTCCAGCCCCGCTTGCTCAGCCCCACTGGGCAACGCCTGCACATTGGCCACCCCAACCATCGGTAGCAGAGCCACGTTGAGCCGCTCGGCCAGCTGTGAAAAATCTCCCAATAACTGCGGTAACCGCTCATACGCGCCTGCTTTTAAGGCCTCTTCTAACTGGGCTGCACTTTGACTAAGCGCCATGGCCCCAATGGTACCTGTAAGACCTTTATAGGTGTGCACCAACTGAATTGCCTGCGCAAAATGACGCGCGGCAAATAACCCCTGAATCTCCACCACCACATCCTTATAGCGCTCACCGATCTCCTTCAAAATTTTTACATAGAGCGCCTCATTACCCCCAACATGCACCAATCCCTTCTCCATATCCACACCATCAAGCCGTTCCGGCACTGCCCCCGCTCGCGGCGAAATCATGGCAGCACGCCCCACAGCTGCCGGCAATACGGGCGGTGGCAGCGGGGTCGTCACGCTACCATCCAATGGTGTCAACTCAATCGGCGGCAGCAAAATCCCCTTGTTCCCTGCCTCTACAACCCCATCCCCCTTAATCACATAACGACCTAAAGTTTCAAATAATAGTTTTGGTTGTATCGGTTTTCCAATGTGATCGTTCATTCCCGCAGCCAAGCAACGTTCCCGATCACCCGCCATGGCGTTGGCAGTCATGGCAATAATCGGTAGATCGCTAAACTGCGGCTGTTTACGGATCACTTGGGTTGCCTCATAGCCATCCATACCCGGCATCTGAATATCCATCAACACCGCGTCAAACCGTTCCCCAGATAACACCCGATCCACCGCCTGCTGGCCGCTATTGGCAACCACCACCGTAACCCCCTCCCCTTGCAACAACTCACAGGCCACCTGCTGATTGATCTCATTATCTTCCACCAGCAATATTTGACAGCCAGACAACACCCGCTTTTCCCGCGTCCGATCCCTTCCCCCCGCATGTTGCTGGGCTTGTACGACATAACCTAGCACTTCTAACACACCCTCAAATAATATCGTCTGTGTAATCGGCTTGGTCACAAACAGCTCGACCAACTGCGCACCCGCCATCGCCACCACATCATCCCGTTCACTGGCACCAACCAACACCATCTTCGGCAACGTGAGCTGGGGATAACAGCGGTTTATCTCACCCGCTAACGCTACCCCACCCTTACCCCCGAACCGCCCCGCCAAGACCACCAAGCCATATGGCTCGCCCCTCGCAATGGCCTGACCCAGTGCCTCAATCACTTCCTCAACGGTAGCCAACGCCTCTACACAAAAGGAAAATATGGCTAAAGATTCCACCAAAATCTGCCGCACCACAGGGTTATCATCCACCACCAAAACCCGTAAACCTACCAAATGCATACTGGGCAAACGAAACCGACGCCGATCCTGCCGCTGAGACACTAATTGCGCGGTAAAAGTAAACTGGCTCCCTCTCCCAGGCTGACTTTCAACCCAAATATCCCCATCCATCATGCCAACCAACCGCTTGCAAATACTTAAACCCAAACCACTACCACCATAGCGCCGGGTGGTCGAACTATCTGCTTGTGAAAACGCCTGAAACAGCCTGTCTATCTGCTGCTTCGTCATGCCAATTCCCGAATCCCTTACCTGAAACTGCACAACCACATGACTCTCGCAATCCAGCTCCGCAGTGATGGCCACCACAATGTTACCTTGCTCGGTAAACTTTACCGCATTGTTGACCAAGTTGATTAATATCTGCCCGAGCCGTAAAGGGTCCCCCACCAAATGAAGCGGAACCCCACGGTCTACCTGAAAACTGATCTCCAACCCCTTCTCTTCAACCTTCATTGAGACCAAATTGGCAACATTGCTCAGCACATCATCCAAGTAAAAGGCGACCGACTCCATACTCAGTTTACCCGCCTCTATTTTAGAAAAATCAAGAATATCATTAATAATACCCAATAACAGTAGCGCCGAGTCATGAATTTTACCCACATAATCGCGCTGTTTAGCGTTGAGGTCCGTTTTTAACGCCAAATGAGACATACCAATAATGGCGTTCATGGGAGTACGAATCTCATGACTCATATTGGCTAAAAAATCACTCTTGGCACGATTGGCTTGCTGCGCCTCATCCTTGGCACTATGCAGCTCACGTGCTTGATTGCGTAGCATCTGTTCCCGGCTTACTGTATTTGTAATATCATGAATTAAAATGACACAATAACGCTCACCTGCCTCATTACGAATCGCCTTGATCTGCACCATCTGACTCATGCGCTGACCCAGCTCTTCATTTTTCGATGCGGTTTCTAATGGAAACGGAGTGGGATTCAGACGGTGGGAGAGCATGGTCGGTAAACCCGTGCGCAGCGCACTGACCACCGCACGATCCAAACGGCTACCCTGAAGTTCCGGAAACACATCCAATAACTTGCTGCCCAGCACATGGGCCGCAAACATTTGTGAACCCCGCTCCATCCACGCATTCCAAAACACAATGGTTTGTTGCGGGTCCAGTATAATGGTGCCCAAACCATTAAGCTCTAGCGCTTGGCGCATCAAGGTATTCTCTAAATCATACATATACACCCCCTTTATAAGGCAGAGAGAATCCTATCCAACTCTCTTCGTAACCGACGCATCGCTTGGGATGTAAAAAGCAGCACCACAAAACCACTGAGGGTATGCTGGGTTAAGGTATCATCTCCGGTTTTAAAATCCATCATCAATACAAATACAGGTTCCTCATTGCCCCCACTGTGCGCCATAAGAATCTGTTGTTGGGCGGTTAAATGAGAAGAGAGATCTAACAGAAAACGACTGGACCCCTTTAAAAATTCTGCCGCTTCAAACTCTAACTCCAGTGTCATCATCTGGGTAAAACTTTCCAGAAAGGCATTGATAATGACGTTGCCCACATCCTGAAGCGTCTCTTGTTCCAACTCTGTCAACACATCCAAGGGCATCTCCTCGCTAAGCAGGGTGCGCACCAGCTCCAACGAGTTTGCCCCTGGAAAGATCAACAAGGCGGTGCCTGACAGATCCCCATAAAAATTTTGGCGTACCGCTACCAATTTATCATCTTGGTCAGCGACCAACATGCGGGTAGCCTGCTCATAGGGCACCACCTTTAACAAGGGCAGCGAAAGTAATACCTCATTGTGTACCATCTCACTTAAAGAGTTGGCCGCCTTCCCCAAACCCATATTAAAAAACTCTTTAAGGGCATCTTCTTCTAACTCACTGAGGGTAAACATATACGATTCATTCACCTAGCAACTCCCACTGTCTGCTTGCCATCATTAGGAAACAGCTCTCTTCATCCCCAGCAAGGATACCCAGACCCATGCTCCTCTTATGAGCGGCCCGTCACGACTCTTTTTTTCTTGCCCTGCTGGCGCTACGATCATGCCTAAGCTACCCTTAAAAACGTTCTCAATGTTCAGCCATCACATTGTCATGGGCAGC
Protein-coding sequences here:
- a CDS encoding response regulator; the encoded protein is MYDLENTLMRQALELNGLGTIILDPQQTIVFWNAWMERGSQMFAAHVLGSKLLDVFPELQGSRLDRAVVSALRTGLPTMLSHRLNPTPFPLETASKNEELGQRMSQMVQIKAIRNEAGERYCVILIHDITNTVSREQMLRNQARELHSAKDEAQQANRAKSDFLANMSHEIRTPMNAIIGMSHLALKTDLNAKQRDYVGKIHDSALLLLGIINDILDFSKIEAGKLSMESVAFYLDDVLSNVANLVSMKVEEKGLEISFQVDRGVPLHLVGDPLRLGQILINLVNNAVKFTEQGNIVVAITAELDCESHVVVQFQVRDSGIGMTKQQIDRLFQAFSQADSSTTRRYGGSGLGLSICKRLVGMMDGDIWVESQPGRGSQFTFTAQLVSQRQDRRRFRLPSMHLVGLRVLVVDDNPVVRQILVESLAIFSFCVEALATVEEVIEALGQAIARGEPYGLVVLAGRFGGKGGVALAGEINRCYPQLTLPKMVLVGASERDDVVAMAGAQLVELFVTKPITQTILFEGVLEVLGYVVQAQQHAGGRDRTREKRVLSGCQILLVEDNEINQQVACELLQGEGVTVVVANSGQQAVDRVLSGERFDAVLMDIQMPGMDGYEATQVIRKQPQFSDLPIIAMTANAMAGDRERCLAAGMNDHIGKPIQPKLLFETLGRYVIKGDGVVEAGNKGILLPPIELTPLDGSVTTPLPPPVLPAAVGRAAMISPRAGAVPERLDGVDMEKGLVHVGGNEALYVKILKEIGERYKDVVVEIQGLFAARHFAQAIQLVHTYKGLTGTIGAMALSQSAAQLEEALKAGAYERLPQLLGDFSQLAERLNVALLPMVGVANVQALPSGAEQAGLEEGLLALGALIRDGDAEALDRVKQLRGMAAGQVYQPLMAQLESELDEYEFERAKVTYHHLLAQLK
- a CDS encoding chemotaxis protein CheX — protein: MNESYMFTLSELEEDALKEFFNMGLGKAANSLSEMVHNEVLLSLPLLKVVPYEQATRMLVADQDDKLVAVRQNFYGDLSGTALLIFPGANSLELVRTLLSEEMPLDVLTELEQETLQDVGNVIINAFLESFTQMMTLELEFEAAEFLKGSSRFLLDLSSHLTAQQQILMAHSGGNEEPVFVLMMDFKTGDDTLTQHTLSGFVVLLFTSQAMRRLRRELDRILSAL